Proteins co-encoded in one Arthrobacter globiformis genomic window:
- a CDS encoding NAD(P)/FAD-dependent oxidoreductase → MSANDTATQSDSLQSRVLIVGAGHAGAATAATLRQYGHSGTITIVGDEDEYPYHRPPISKAYLHGEADADLLRAPSYYTDQNIELKLGRRVESVDLPTRTATLDDRTELGFDELVLATGARARTLPHALPERGCWWLRTYRDAIGFRSVLQSRSRVVIIGGGFVGLEVAAAGRSRGCEVTVIEREERLLQRVASPLLSEALTALHRDKGVDILVNAALKEVVAGEDGAVEAVILEDGRRLPCDAIVIGVGAEPRDELLRQLGAECDGGVVVDASARSSLPRVYAVGDVTRREVPGYPGRIRLESIPNATEQAKQAAAAITGRAVPRAEVPWFWSDQYDVNLKIAGLLAGSSRTILRGNPSSASFAIYHLDAADRLLAVEAVNAPGDFMAGKKWIASGASPSIDLLPDISIPLRDLVPA, encoded by the coding sequence ATGAGTGCCAACGACACGGCAACACAGTCTGATTCCCTGCAATCACGCGTCCTCATCGTGGGTGCCGGCCACGCCGGGGCCGCCACAGCCGCAACACTGCGCCAGTACGGGCACTCAGGCACCATCACTATAGTCGGCGACGAGGACGAGTACCCGTACCACCGCCCGCCGATCTCCAAGGCGTACCTCCATGGGGAGGCCGACGCCGATCTGCTCCGTGCCCCGTCCTACTACACGGACCAGAACATCGAACTGAAGCTCGGCCGCCGGGTTGAGTCCGTGGACCTGCCCACCCGTACTGCGACGCTAGATGACAGGACGGAGCTTGGTTTTGACGAGCTGGTTCTGGCGACTGGTGCACGAGCCCGCACGTTGCCGCATGCGCTACCCGAACGCGGCTGCTGGTGGTTGAGGACCTACCGCGACGCCATCGGATTCCGCTCTGTGCTTCAGTCACGCTCACGTGTCGTCATCATCGGCGGCGGCTTCGTCGGACTCGAGGTCGCTGCCGCGGGACGGAGCCGCGGGTGCGAGGTCACTGTCATCGAACGCGAGGAGCGCCTCCTGCAGCGCGTGGCGAGCCCGCTCCTCTCGGAGGCATTGACCGCGCTCCACCGGGACAAGGGCGTCGATATCCTCGTCAACGCGGCACTGAAGGAGGTCGTGGCCGGCGAGGACGGCGCGGTCGAGGCTGTCATTCTCGAAGATGGTAGACGGCTTCCCTGCGACGCCATAGTCATCGGAGTCGGAGCCGAGCCCCGGGACGAGTTGCTGCGGCAACTGGGGGCAGAGTGCGACGGCGGCGTCGTCGTCGACGCATCCGCCCGCTCGAGCCTGCCCCGTGTCTACGCAGTGGGGGACGTAACGCGCCGGGAAGTGCCGGGCTATCCAGGGCGGATCAGGCTGGAGAGCATACCGAATGCCACGGAGCAGGCAAAGCAGGCCGCGGCGGCCATCACCGGCCGGGCTGTACCCCGCGCCGAGGTGCCCTGGTTCTGGTCCGATCAGTACGACGTAAACCTCAAGATCGCCGGGCTGCTCGCAGGGTCATCCCGCACGATACTGCGCGGCAACCCTTCCTCGGCCTCGTTCGCAATCTACCACCTGGACGCCGCCGATCGGCTTCTCGCGGTGGAGGCAGTCAACGCACCCGGAGATTTCATGGCAGGAAAGAAATGGATCGCTTCCGGCGCCTCCCCTTCCATCGATCTCCTCCCCGACATTTCCATTCCCCTGCGGGACCTCGTTCCCGCCTGA
- a CDS encoding cytochrome P450 — protein MSTAVTQDQAIIPDDVAKSVILPASYRDEAGIVHPALTWLRENMPFARAEVEGYAPIWLATKHADIMEIERTPTVFRSGLGEPYINSVVDTEFLKTMNEGRRGLDTLANMDAPEHTKIKNVTASWFMPANVRKREEAIRAIARQSVEKLLSYDGEVDFVKDIALHYPLRVIMSLFGVPQEDEPTMLKLTQEMFGNSDPEHQRTDVPATPEAAARAWREAVLEFHQYFDKLSAERRANPTHDLASIVANAEVDGAPLPDSFVNGYYIAIATAGHDTTSATTATAIQQLAAHPEQLRAVRDDVSLIPGLVDEALRWASPVKHFHRIVGEDMEFRGRQLREGDSLMLMYPSANRDEDIFTDPFSFDITRKPNRHIAFGYGPHQCIGQHVAKLEMRILFEELLPRLKSIELAGPVSYVQANFLSGPKTLPIRFEAA, from the coding sequence ATGTCTACTGCCGTCACCCAAGACCAGGCCATCATCCCGGACGACGTCGCCAAATCCGTGATCCTTCCAGCCTCCTACCGCGATGAGGCCGGCATCGTGCACCCGGCACTGACGTGGCTGCGCGAAAACATGCCCTTCGCCCGCGCCGAGGTCGAAGGCTATGCTCCCATCTGGCTGGCCACTAAGCATGCCGACATCATGGAGATCGAACGGACCCCGACGGTCTTCCGCAGTGGTCTCGGCGAGCCCTACATCAATTCAGTGGTTGACACCGAATTCCTCAAAACCATGAACGAGGGCAGGCGGGGCCTGGACACGCTGGCCAACATGGACGCCCCCGAACACACCAAGATCAAGAACGTCACTGCGTCCTGGTTCATGCCCGCGAATGTCCGTAAGCGGGAAGAGGCGATCCGGGCTATTGCACGGCAGTCGGTGGAAAAATTGCTCTCTTACGACGGGGAGGTCGACTTCGTCAAAGACATCGCGCTCCACTACCCACTGCGCGTGATCATGAGCCTGTTCGGTGTTCCGCAAGAGGACGAACCGACGATGCTCAAGCTGACCCAGGAGATGTTCGGCAACTCGGACCCGGAGCACCAGCGCACGGACGTTCCCGCCACGCCGGAGGCTGCGGCGCGTGCCTGGCGCGAAGCGGTTCTCGAGTTCCATCAGTACTTCGACAAGCTCTCTGCCGAACGGCGGGCGAACCCTACCCACGATCTCGCCTCGATTGTCGCGAACGCAGAGGTCGATGGGGCGCCACTGCCCGACTCGTTCGTCAACGGTTACTACATTGCCATCGCCACCGCTGGCCACGATACGACCTCGGCAACGACGGCAACAGCGATCCAGCAGCTGGCGGCCCACCCGGAGCAGCTGAGGGCGGTACGCGATGATGTCTCCCTCATTCCGGGACTGGTGGACGAGGCTCTCCGCTGGGCTTCCCCCGTCAAGCATTTCCACCGCATCGTGGGCGAAGACATGGAGTTCCGTGGCCGCCAGCTGCGCGAAGGCGACAGCCTCATGCTGATGTACCCGTCGGCCAACCGTGACGAGGACATCTTCACCGATCCGTTCTCCTTTGACATCACGCGCAAACCGAACAGGCACATCGCCTTTGGATACGGCCCCCACCAGTGCATCGGACAGCACGTGGCGAAACTCGAAATGCGTATCCTCTTCGAGGAGCTGCTGCCGCGCCTGAAGTCGATCGAGCTGGCTGGTCCTGTCAGCTACGTCCAGGCCAACTTCCTGTCCGGCCCCAAGACCCTTCCGATCCGGTTCGAGGCAGCCTGA
- a CDS encoding nuclear transport factor 2 family protein — protein sequence MTTQEVNPTTGTDTALTDYVQQLEARLRVLEDKEALGALMNRYCRTSDAKDWYAWSLCFVEDAEFEFGPFGTHHGRQKIREVCEAAEEPYLSMQHSMTNMQFEVDGDTATGTAYLWFAGVQDPENPSKHYDIGGPYEWTFRRTPEGWRLSRMHLRVVWTQGDQEQSVFG from the coding sequence ATGACTACTCAAGAAGTGAACCCAACCACAGGAACTGACACTGCGCTGACCGACTATGTCCAGCAACTCGAAGCCCGCCTCAGGGTCCTTGAAGATAAGGAAGCCCTCGGGGCTCTCATGAATCGCTATTGCCGCACCTCCGACGCGAAGGATTGGTACGCCTGGAGCCTTTGCTTCGTCGAGGACGCTGAATTCGAATTCGGGCCTTTCGGTACACACCACGGCCGGCAGAAGATCCGTGAGGTATGCGAGGCCGCGGAAGAACCCTACCTCTCCATGCAGCATTCAATGACAAACATGCAGTTCGAGGTCGACGGGGATACTGCCACCGGCACCGCCTACCTTTGGTTCGCCGGAGTACAGGACCCAGAAAATCCCTCAAAGCATTACGACATCGGCGGCCCCTACGAATGGACTTTCCGCCGCACTCCCGAAGGTTGGCGTTTGTCCCGCATGCACCTGCGCGTCGTCTGGACCCAAGGCGACCAGGAACAGAGCGTCTTCGGCTGA
- a CDS encoding 2Fe-2S iron-sulfur cluster-binding protein gives MIKITYVTADGKEQPVEVEPGMSLMEVATLRGIDGIVAECGGGCSCATCHVYVDAPWHNTFEEPAPEEEALIEFLDEARPTSRLSCQLLLGAEHDGLCVRTPPSQG, from the coding sequence ATGATCAAGATCACCTACGTCACCGCTGACGGAAAAGAACAGCCCGTTGAAGTCGAACCCGGCATGAGCCTCATGGAAGTCGCAACGCTGCGCGGCATCGACGGCATCGTCGCCGAATGCGGCGGCGGCTGCTCCTGCGCCACCTGCCACGTATACGTCGACGCACCCTGGCACAACACCTTCGAAGAACCGGCACCGGAGGAGGAAGCCCTCATCGAATTCCTGGACGAAGCCCGGCCGACATCCCGCCTTTCCTGCCAGCTCCTGCTCGGCGCCGAACACGACGGCCTCTGCGTCCGGACCCCACCCTCCCAAGGCTGA
- a CDS encoding LysR family transcriptional regulator, whose amino-acid sequence MDVRQLQLFIAVAEEGSIHGGARRMMLAQPAVSKLLRALERQLQTQLVQRSPRGIELTVAGKLLLEQAYEIVRSLERTVDIVQQAGRSQKTLTVGLISGAASASELTADIIRGFQRLCPDVTVGVRELDFADQFTAVVDGHVDVALVRAPCGDERVSTTPLFGEPLVLALRSDHKLAEASMVSADAIMDETMLAMGDAPPSWTSFWHLDDLRRSAPRTGQSVRTLAELQFALMSSREVVMPMTLTAWRMSAQYSDLRALRIDGAPSSTAVAMTRQNDDREHVLAFTAHAREVSRQLLTKVPEAVLPT is encoded by the coding sequence ATGGATGTGCGGCAACTTCAACTGTTTATCGCTGTGGCCGAAGAAGGCAGCATTCACGGCGGTGCCCGCCGGATGATGCTGGCGCAGCCGGCCGTGTCAAAGTTGTTGCGCGCTCTCGAAAGACAACTTCAAACACAGCTGGTCCAGCGTTCGCCCCGAGGTATTGAACTGACGGTGGCGGGGAAGCTGCTGCTCGAACAGGCTTACGAGATTGTCCGCTCGTTGGAGCGGACCGTCGACATCGTCCAACAGGCCGGTAGGAGCCAGAAAACCCTGACCGTAGGGTTGATTTCCGGGGCGGCTTCGGCGTCGGAGTTGACTGCCGACATTATCCGGGGCTTTCAGCGTCTCTGTCCGGATGTCACGGTCGGGGTGCGGGAGCTGGACTTCGCCGACCAATTTACGGCGGTCGTGGACGGGCATGTCGATGTTGCCCTCGTCCGCGCTCCTTGTGGAGACGAACGGGTGAGCACAACGCCGCTTTTTGGCGAGCCGTTAGTTTTGGCGCTCAGGTCAGATCACAAACTGGCAGAGGCATCGATGGTGTCTGCTGATGCAATCATGGACGAAACGATGCTGGCCATGGGCGACGCTCCGCCGTCGTGGACGAGTTTCTGGCATCTGGATGACCTTCGCAGGTCTGCCCCGAGAACGGGCCAATCCGTACGCACGCTCGCGGAGCTGCAATTTGCGTTGATGAGCAGCAGAGAGGTGGTCATGCCGATGACGCTCACCGCCTGGCGGATGAGTGCCCAGTATTCCGATTTGCGGGCACTGCGAATCGATGGGGCACCTTCCTCAACCGCGGTTGCCATGACGCGTCAAAATGACGACCGCGAGCATGTCTTGGCCTTTACTGCTCACGCCCGTGAAGTCTCGCGCCAACTTCTGACAAAGGTCCCTGAAGCTGTGTTGCCAACGTAG
- a CDS encoding VOC family protein encodes MAPNVPALYHPTLAVPDLEEARAWFRKVFARPALRWEETLDLGLLNPDYPVNYSFFAFITDVHWVFLCPALHAQGALAGQTRYKGVSDGMIGMGWYTDDAVGMFEKLADAGVRAHDQQGQIITSAKPPTSSFASDVFTGFTMPEDTGIRYEFQETGKRHWEYYSRQADPRLRPDWTGPSPDPDDPLSIELTSHHTILTLNPERLTKLYVDLLDGQVIAGAHNAALNAESTFIRLADTVLECAVPNPESPYSAKLSDDRDLYYGVSFLVTDPERVRTHLAEVDVPFTHDDGSVVIEPANGFGAQWRFIPELPYPAAERRPARF; translated from the coding sequence ATGGCCCCGAATGTTCCAGCCCTGTACCACCCGACCTTGGCCGTTCCCGATCTTGAAGAGGCCCGCGCCTGGTTCCGCAAGGTCTTCGCCCGTCCAGCTCTGCGCTGGGAAGAAACACTCGATCTTGGCCTGCTTAACCCCGACTACCCGGTGAACTATTCGTTCTTCGCCTTCATCACCGACGTTCACTGGGTTTTCCTATGCCCTGCGCTCCACGCGCAAGGTGCCCTCGCAGGCCAAACCCGGTACAAGGGCGTTTCCGACGGGATGATCGGGATGGGTTGGTACACCGACGACGCCGTTGGAATGTTCGAAAAACTGGCAGATGCCGGCGTTCGGGCCCACGACCAGCAGGGACAGATCATCACCAGCGCCAAACCCCCCACCTCCTCATTCGCTTCGGACGTATTCACCGGTTTCACAATGCCCGAGGACACGGGCATCCGGTACGAATTCCAGGAAACAGGCAAACGGCACTGGGAGTACTACTCGAGGCAGGCGGATCCGCGTCTGCGCCCCGACTGGACCGGTCCGTCGCCGGACCCTGACGACCCGCTCTCCATCGAGCTGACGTCACACCACACGATCCTCACGCTGAACCCCGAACGCTTGACAAAGCTGTACGTCGACCTACTGGACGGGCAGGTAATTGCCGGGGCCCACAACGCCGCGCTGAACGCGGAAAGCACATTCATCCGGCTTGCGGACACTGTCCTCGAATGCGCCGTTCCCAACCCGGAAAGCCCCTACTCGGCCAAACTTTCGGACGACCGCGACCTGTACTACGGCGTCAGTTTCCTAGTGACGGACCCCGAGAGAGTACGCACGCACCTGGCGGAGGTCGATGTTCCCTTCACGCACGACGACGGGTCAGTGGTCATCGAACCAGCCAACGGGTTCGGGGCGCAATGGCGCTTTATCCCGGAGCTGCCATACCCGGCGGCAGAACGCCGGCCAGCACGATTCTAG
- a CDS encoding FAD-dependent oxidoreductase: MTVPEYTYDLVVIGSGIAGQSTATSAAEAGLSVMLLEKTGQLGGSSAMSGGWFAFTGTEEQAAEGIDDSPELFLQDLLEVGEHRNDRSLLDAYLAQQTETYRWLKAHGVVFREVEISSGQSARRSHNSSIKEVLATLHRDYTALGGQTRLYSSAQKLIRNTDGRVTAVVAETPEGKQLFAGRAGVVLATGGFSRGTDLLKIFAPEQLAAIPYGGKGNTGDGLKMAWKLGAGMADMSFISGTYGSHPETGEEFHELLTAYYMGAIIVNKHGRRFMDESQDYKTLGREVLDQPEGLGFEIFDAKVRAMSHRGIPLKDIDTLEDIGHVHRADTLEELAEVAGIDPTALVETVARYNAAAIGRQEDEVGRTSLCNGVGELQPIDQAPFYAYPAKSLMTTTYCGVTINTSGAVTDVDGQVIEGLYAAGEVTGGFHGAAYMTGTSLGKGAVFGRVVARQAATQLALKS; the protein is encoded by the coding sequence ATGACTGTTCCTGAATACACTTATGACCTGGTGGTTATCGGCTCCGGCATCGCCGGGCAATCCACCGCGACTTCCGCAGCGGAGGCAGGCCTGTCCGTGATGCTGCTGGAGAAGACCGGGCAACTGGGCGGCTCCTCGGCCATGAGCGGCGGCTGGTTCGCGTTCACAGGCACCGAGGAGCAGGCCGCGGAAGGCATCGACGACTCCCCTGAATTATTCCTCCAGGACCTGCTTGAGGTGGGAGAACACCGCAACGACCGGTCGCTGCTGGATGCGTACCTGGCCCAACAGACAGAAACCTACCGCTGGCTCAAGGCGCACGGGGTGGTCTTCCGGGAAGTTGAGATCAGCTCCGGCCAGTCCGCCCGGCGCAGCCACAACTCCTCAATCAAAGAAGTCCTGGCCACGCTGCACCGGGACTACACCGCCTTGGGTGGGCAGACCCGGCTGTACAGCAGCGCGCAGAAGCTGATCCGCAACACCGACGGCCGGGTAACCGCCGTGGTGGCTGAGACCCCCGAAGGAAAGCAGCTATTCGCAGGGCGTGCGGGAGTCGTTTTGGCAACCGGCGGGTTCAGTCGGGGTACCGATCTGCTGAAGATCTTCGCCCCTGAACAGCTCGCCGCCATCCCTTACGGCGGCAAGGGAAACACAGGTGACGGGCTGAAAATGGCGTGGAAGCTCGGTGCCGGCATGGCGGACATGTCGTTCATCTCCGGCACTTACGGCTCGCATCCCGAGACAGGTGAGGAGTTCCACGAACTACTCACTGCCTATTACATGGGCGCCATCATTGTGAATAAGCACGGCCGACGTTTTATGGACGAGTCACAGGACTACAAGACCCTAGGACGGGAAGTGCTTGACCAACCCGAGGGCCTCGGCTTCGAGATTTTCGACGCCAAGGTCCGCGCCATGTCACACCGGGGCATCCCGCTGAAGGACATCGACACGCTGGAGGACATCGGCCACGTCCACCGCGCCGACACCCTTGAAGAACTGGCGGAGGTCGCCGGAATAGACCCAACCGCGCTCGTTGAAACCGTGGCACGGTACAACGCTGCCGCCATCGGGCGGCAGGAGGACGAGGTAGGCCGGACCAGCCTGTGCAACGGGGTGGGTGAGCTGCAGCCAATCGATCAGGCGCCGTTCTACGCCTACCCTGCCAAGTCGCTGATGACCACGACTTACTGCGGGGTCACCATCAACACCAGCGGTGCAGTGACCGACGTCGACGGGCAGGTCATAGAAGGCCTCTACGCGGCCGGCGAGGTCACCGGCGGGTTCCATGGCGCCGCCTACATGACCGGCACATCGCTGGGCAAGGGAGCAGTCTTCGGCCGTGTCGTCGCACGTCAAGCAGCCACCCAGTTGGCCCTCAAGTCCTGA
- a CDS encoding MFS transporter, which yields MIKTGATAQTRKAALSAFLGGALEYYDFVLFASAAAFIFPVVFFPGSQAATLMSFATFGVAYLARPLGAVVIGHFGDKFGRKSALLATLLIMGLATFVIGLLPGYDQIGPWAPLLLVAMRLLQGFSAGGEVAGASSLTIEHAPDRSRAFWGSWTVEGVGAGMLLATLILIPVAAMPDEILFSWGWRLPFLASIIVLLIAFFVRRTLEEPEVFEHVKQKGETAKVPLFDALRSSWRGISRVALATLYFVPDSIMNVFGVAFAISMGIDRTTVLWSAVVTQIVALIVRPLAGIFADRIGRRPVFVIGALGTGVMTFGFFAAVSAGNIALMFVTNALMVGLFLAFCGAIYPAFYAEMFTARVRYTSMAVGLQIGSVVSGFAPSIATVLTQGVPTNWMPVACMVAGALIIAAVAALTARETYRTPLEELGLPQTDRLPADNVTTGEDGPAQMAVAEPTN from the coding sequence ATGATCAAGACCGGAGCAACCGCTCAGACCAGAAAGGCAGCCCTCTCCGCATTCCTCGGCGGCGCACTCGAGTACTACGACTTCGTCCTGTTCGCTTCTGCTGCCGCATTTATCTTCCCTGTCGTTTTCTTCCCCGGCTCGCAGGCCGCGACCTTGATGTCATTCGCCACCTTCGGAGTCGCCTACCTCGCCCGCCCCCTGGGTGCCGTCGTGATCGGTCATTTCGGTGACAAGTTTGGGCGCAAGAGCGCCCTACTGGCCACGCTGCTCATCATGGGGCTGGCAACATTCGTCATAGGGCTTCTTCCCGGCTACGACCAGATCGGCCCCTGGGCGCCACTGCTTTTGGTCGCCATGCGGCTCCTGCAGGGCTTTTCTGCCGGTGGAGAAGTGGCAGGCGCCAGCTCGCTGACCATCGAACACGCACCCGACCGCAGCCGGGCGTTCTGGGGCAGCTGGACTGTCGAGGGCGTGGGTGCCGGCATGCTTCTAGCTACCCTCATCCTCATTCCCGTCGCAGCGATGCCCGACGAGATCCTCTTCTCATGGGGTTGGCGGCTGCCATTCCTGGCCAGCATCATCGTCCTCCTTATCGCGTTCTTTGTCCGCCGGACCCTTGAGGAGCCCGAGGTGTTCGAGCACGTCAAACAGAAGGGCGAGACGGCGAAGGTGCCGCTCTTCGACGCACTCCGCAGCAGCTGGCGGGGTATCAGCCGGGTGGCGTTGGCGACTCTCTACTTCGTCCCCGATTCCATCATGAATGTTTTCGGTGTCGCGTTCGCCATCTCGATGGGGATCGACCGGACCACAGTCCTGTGGTCCGCCGTCGTGACGCAGATCGTTGCGCTGATTGTTCGCCCCTTGGCGGGGATATTCGCTGACAGGATCGGACGCCGGCCTGTATTCGTGATCGGTGCACTCGGCACCGGGGTCATGACGTTCGGGTTCTTCGCGGCAGTATCGGCAGGCAACATTGCGCTGATGTTTGTCACCAACGCGCTGATGGTTGGCTTGTTCCTGGCGTTCTGCGGTGCAATCTATCCAGCTTTCTACGCAGAGATGTTCACGGCGCGGGTCCGGTACACCTCGATGGCGGTCGGCCTCCAGATCGGGTCAGTCGTATCCGGGTTTGCACCTTCAATCGCAACCGTCCTGACCCAAGGTGTCCCCACCAATTGGATGCCCGTCGCCTGCATGGTGGCAGGTGCACTCATTATCGCCGCGGTTGCCGCGCTCACCGCCCGCGAAACGTACCGCACTCCCTTGGAAGAGCTCGGGCTGCCACAAACGGATCGGCTGCCCGCGGACAATGTGACCACGGGCGAAGATGGTCCCGCCCAGATGGCGGTCGCGGAACCGACGAACTAA
- a CDS encoding IclR family transcriptional regulator — MPTQNETMIERVIRILEVFGAGEYALTASEIARRSKLPQATAHRIVRELVAARVLEREPDRRVRIGLRLWELATRASSAMSLRDIALPYMEDLHAVVRQHAQLSVLDRYDVLYLERLSSTDATSANTATAGSRLPALQCAPGIVLAAYSSPPVRDELLAWGRLTAFNNQTVMDRDELRKIIAEARRAGYAVAAGWIHADVSGIAVPILAADGGVIAALSITIKRGGADELTYLHALHTTARAISRAMNVENLVADPRLNLLKQQIRRATDGD; from the coding sequence ATGCCAACGCAGAACGAGACGATGATTGAACGGGTCATACGCATCCTCGAGGTTTTCGGCGCCGGCGAGTATGCCTTGACAGCATCAGAGATCGCCAGAAGATCCAAACTTCCGCAGGCAACCGCTCACCGCATCGTCCGGGAACTCGTGGCCGCAAGGGTGCTGGAACGTGAACCGGACCGCCGAGTCCGCATCGGCTTGCGTCTGTGGGAACTCGCAACCCGGGCTTCAAGCGCAATGTCGCTGCGGGACATTGCTCTCCCGTACATGGAGGATCTCCACGCAGTGGTCAGACAACACGCCCAGCTGTCGGTTCTGGACCGATACGACGTGCTCTACCTCGAACGGCTCTCATCCACGGACGCCACGTCCGCCAATACCGCAACGGCAGGGTCCCGCCTGCCCGCGTTGCAGTGCGCACCAGGCATCGTCCTTGCTGCGTACTCATCGCCGCCTGTTCGGGACGAACTACTCGCCTGGGGCCGGCTCACAGCGTTCAACAATCAAACCGTCATGGACCGCGACGAGCTGAGGAAGATCATCGCTGAAGCGCGCCGGGCGGGCTATGCTGTGGCTGCGGGCTGGATCCACGCCGACGTCTCTGGAATTGCTGTTCCGATCCTGGCGGCAGACGGCGGGGTTATCGCAGCTCTCTCCATCACGATAAAACGCGGCGGTGCTGATGAACTCACCTACCTCCATGCGTTGCACACCACGGCACGTGCCATCTCCCGGGCCATGAACGTCGAGAACCTTGTGGCAGACCCGCGCCTGAACCTGCTTAAACAACAGATCCGCAGAGCCACCGACGGCGACTGA
- a CDS encoding IclR family transcriptional regulator — translation MIRKEDAPRVESVHRALVLLKHMAEQGSISVTEASSILEVNPSTAQRLLVTLVGDGFAEQVAQRRYAPGPDYRRPAIDHAPPSLPVRVRPYLERLFTRVGETSHLAVLIGAEIHHLDGIEATTHALRFGLRTGVVLPAHVTSAGKAMLADLPREDIERRYRVLDDTASAVNASIDFPKLYRDVDQARRQKIGMNFEESEDDVAAMAVSLGVVDGQHAALSIAMPIGRFARQDAKRLSAQLLETAAEFKKQELPA, via the coding sequence GTGATACGCAAAGAAGATGCACCGCGGGTAGAGTCCGTTCACCGAGCGCTGGTGCTGCTCAAGCACATGGCGGAGCAGGGTTCGATCAGCGTGACTGAGGCCTCCAGCATCCTCGAGGTGAACCCGTCAACGGCCCAGCGCCTGCTGGTGACGCTGGTCGGAGACGGCTTCGCTGAGCAAGTGGCCCAGCGGCGCTATGCCCCGGGCCCGGACTACCGGAGGCCGGCCATCGACCACGCCCCGCCGTCGCTGCCCGTGCGTGTGCGCCCCTATTTGGAGCGGCTATTCACCCGCGTTGGAGAAACGAGCCACCTTGCAGTGCTCATCGGTGCGGAAATCCACCACCTGGACGGCATCGAGGCCACCACACATGCGCTCCGTTTTGGCCTCCGCACCGGCGTCGTCCTTCCAGCCCATGTCACGTCGGCCGGCAAGGCCATGCTGGCGGACCTGCCGCGGGAGGACATTGAGAGGCGCTACCGCGTCCTCGACGACACGGCCTCCGCCGTCAACGCCAGCATCGATTTCCCCAAGCTGTACCGGGATGTGGACCAGGCACGCCGGCAGAAGATCGGCATGAACTTCGAAGAGAGCGAGGACGACGTGGCTGCCATGGCCGTGTCCCTAGGAGTGGTTGACGGCCAGCATGCCGCCCTAAGCATCGCCATGCCAATCGGTCGCTTCGCCCGGCAGGACGCAAAACGCCTTTCCGCCCAACTGCTCGAAACGGCCGCTGAATTCAAGAAGCAGGAGCTCCCGGCCTGA